In the Archocentrus centrarchus isolate MPI-CPG fArcCen1 chromosome 19, fArcCen1, whole genome shotgun sequence genome, CCAACACTGAAACACATAAACgcaggacagacagacacagaaagacacacacacactggaggaAGACAAGAGGGAAAGTAATTCTGAACTAAAAGAGAACGTATCAATAATCATATAAATATATGAGGGTACTTCCCTCATGATGGCCTCCAAACCTGAATGAGGGGCAGAACAAAAATAGGTGCCTGTCCCTTTAAGGAAACATGATCCTAAGGAAACCAAAAGCAAACTAGTTCTTCAGAAACAGAACTGAACACTCCTCATTTTTTTGTGCCTCTCGCACCAACAAGTAAGTACACATTACTAACTTTTAACACGTAATTACTGccattcatgttgtttttgatcTGTACATTCATCCAACTCTTTGCTGTTGAAGCCTTTTAGCTGAGAAATGCTGCTACAGACCTTTAGTCTCAAATATATGACCACACGATCTCTTTAGTGAGTTGATGCAAATATTCCTGAGCAAAAGTAGTTGTTGTGTAAATGTAGCTGTTGACATTTCGATGTTTAATTATTTCAGCTTCTGCTTTCAAGGTCAGTAGTGAACTTTCAACTCCAGGTTTTAAAGCAGTGAGCATGAGAAGTCCCCAAGGACGCAGGACAGTAACAGTAACAACACGCTCTCCAATGGAATATGTTAAGAAAAGGTCATTTGTGACtatttttatatgaaaatacttctctttgctttttttttttagtttatatttGTACACCTCAAACAATAGCATAAGGTCCAAGGGAATTGCTGGTCTATTTTGAGGTTAGTGACAGAGTGTGATGATCCTTGTGTACTACACACAGTTGGCTAAATGCGTAATATACATGTGATCAGAGTGGTTGCTGTCATTCATTGAATCACAGTGTTAAAGCAATCCTGGCAACTACCAGGGCTGGAACAATTCATCCATTGTGGAGGtgacaaaaaaactgcagttcctctagtggccacttgagactggccccaaaagtgagtcaatcaaTTCTCATAGACACGcatgttaaaatgtcaaaatttaCAGAACTTTAACCAAAGAATTTCAGAACATAAACATATAGCAAGAGTGTTTACAAGAatactgtaatttattttatttttaaaaaaaagaaatgcacaatatttatttaaaaatgcacaatATTCTCACACTGCTGAGCCAATCAAGCATAATAATATAAACAGTTTAGCATGCCAGGATTAAATCTCCCTTTCACTTTCTGCTTTTTGGCAGAGCGCCATCTGCAGCGCGTCACCCCTCATTTAACCATATCTCCAAATCTCTGGACTGAGGAGGAGAACCTGTTTATTTACTGGGATCAGCAGCAGAGTTTTGGAGTTTCAGAGCTGATAAATATGCAGGTGACTCGGCTCTGTAATGGTCCGCAAGTTCAGACTGTGAATGATGCAGTAAATGGCGGTGATCTTATAAATGTGGCCGTTCCCGTCTATCAGcccatcacagcagctgcaccattGGCTGCAAAGCCAGCAGAGTGTGCAGATACGTTTCCTTCAGAGATCTCCTGATAGCGAGGATTTCTAACTGCAGAATATGAAACAGCAGCCCCGGCGCAGAGCTGCAATTCAGCAGGTTGAAATTCGAAGCTGCAGACCTCACCTGTGTAGTACATTCTGATGTCAACAACCAGGCAAGTTTTTAACGCTCAGCAGGAATATTTTTCACGAGGCTCCTGTAAAATCTGGCACTCTGAATCCTTTTTAATTCTCCATTTAGTTAGCAGTTAGCAGTGAGACAGCTGCGctttgtgtgtaaataaaagtTGGAGATCAACCCTCCTACTAGTGTCATCTCTCCTGTCACAGGATGGAagaactgaaagtgaaagtcaattttatttacatttcaaccctgctgaaaattaaaaaaaaacatttagccgAGGCAGATGTATGAACAGAGTGGAGGAAATCCCCCACGGGGCAAACTGCACCCTGATTATAAGGCACACTGccgctttgactgacaggtgggtTTGTGCTGTTCAGCGGTGACTTATAAAGAGTCAGCTGTTCATTTTCCTAAGCAGGTACATTTTGTTTCaagcctgctttttttttttttgcctgccaAAATCAGCATCCTATGTAATATCACAGTAACTTAGGAATACACCTTGGTAACCATCCAACCAGACTAGTGCAAGCATTAACTAATCTCTAACTAACCAAGACGCTGATGGTCAAAAATGCCAAACTCGAAGTGACCAAACCAGTGGTTCATCCTAATACAAGTGCAACCACAATTACAATCAGCTTTTTAATATCTACTAACTGCTTTCAGTGAGACTCAGGCAAAGCTGTTCAGGACATCGGTGCAAAATTAGCTCATCTAATCAGTTTCTTTGTAAATTACATCCACAGTTATGTTATTAGAGTCAATCTGCAGCTCAGAGCTACACAGGCGGGTGGTGTTTTCATGTGAGCTCAGGTGTGTTAGTAAAACACCTCAACAACTGAGTTGAATGTTATCAGGAGGATGTTGACTGAAGCATGAATAATTTGTCCTCAGGCGATACTGAGATTATTAAAGAGATCACACAGTTTGCATCTTCTTCAGCAGCGTGAAATGAACAGAGCTAAACCCGACAAGCTTAAACACTCTAATGGTGAACGTCAGTGTTAAATACATGAAGCTTTAAATGCAAAGATAAGTTTTGGGCATCTACAGGAAAACTCTTGGGGAAAATATGTCATTTCCAATCAAAAATGCAGTGACGGCTGCTTTTGAAAGCTCCAGAACTTTCTTCAGATAAAGCAGCTGATGTGAATGTTGACCTACATTTAATAgtctttgtctgtgttcttAGAAATGGCATCCGGCAGCAGTCCCTTCTCTGAGGAGCAGTTTCTGTGTCCCATCTGCCTGGATGTCTTCACTCGCCCAGTTTCCACTCCATGTGGACACAACTTCTGCATGTCCTGTATCACATCATACTGGAACGATGCTCCAGTCTGCCAGTGTCCCATCTGTAAGGAACATTTTCAAAGAATACCTGACCTCAAGGTCAACACTTTCATTTCAGAGCTCGCATCAAACTTCTTGTCACTTCAAATTAGAGACGTTCACACCCAACCACAGCAGGCCAGCACTCGAGCTGTGGTGCCATGTGACATCTGTACCGACACACCAAAAGAAGCTATTAAATCATGTCTGGAGTGTCAGACTTCATACTGCGATGTTCATCTGGCGCCTCATCACCGAGCCCCTGGACTGAAGAGACACACGCTGGTTGAACCTGTGGAGAGCCTGGAGGGGCAGATCTGTAAGGAGCATAATAAGCTGCTGGTGTTGTTCTGTAGAGACGACAGCATTGTGCTGTGTGACGTCTGCTCCAGCTCACACCACAAGGAGCACAACGTTGTTCCCGTGCAGCAGGCGTATGACGAGATGAAGCATCTGCTAGAGTACACTGAGGCTAAAGTGCAGCAGATGATCCAGGAAAGGCTCCAGAAGGTCATAAAAGTGAAGGAATCAGTGAAGCGAAGCAAGACAGAAAGCGAAGAGGTGATTGCCAGCAGCGTGCAGGACTTAACAGAGCTGGTGTCTGAGATTCAGAAGAGTCAGGTGGAGGTCATCACGGTCATCGAGGAGAAGCAAAAAACAGTAGAAGAACAGGCAGGTGGGTTCATTTGCGATATAGAGCAGGATATCGCAGAGCTGCAGAGAACGACTGTGAAGCTGAGGGAGCTAAAACAGACTAAGGATCAGCTTAATTTTCTCCAACATTACCCAGACTCCTCTGTCCTGCCTCACACTGCAGACCTGTCCACATTCAGCTCTAACCCACACCTGGAGATGCAACGCGTAGGCGAGTCTTTGAGAAAATCTGTGTCCCAGCTGCGAGCACTGCTGAATAAGATGAACACAGAATTAGAAAAATTGCGCAACAACTCGCACGTGTCAAATGAGGCCACGCTCAGATACATGCAGCAGTACGAAGTGAACGTCCTGCTCGATCCGGACACGGCCCACCCTCTGCTCGTGTTATCTGAAGACAGGAAAGAGGTGCGATACAGCATGCGCTCAGGTAGGTGGGCAAACCAAATGCCAAACCCAAACATGTTCACTGAGCATCTTGCAGTTGTGGGAAACACTGGCTTCTCATCCCGCAAGTTTTATTTTGAGGTTTATGTGGGTCGAAAGACTGAGTGGTGTCTGGGCGTAGCCGCGGAGTCAGTCCAGAGGAGAGGGTCACTTGGTCGGCATTCACACAGTGGGCTGTGGGCCATCTGGTTCCTGGAAAATAAGTTTGAAACCTTCAACTCTCCGGACGAGCCGGTACACTTTGGGAAAGTGGAGCGGGTCGGGGTGTTTGTGGATTATGACAGAGGTCAAATATCATTCTGGGACATAAAGACTGTAACACTTATTTACTCTTTCACTGAGTGCTTCTTTACCGAAGATATCTATCCATACTTTAATCCCTGCGACAATGAATTTGGTTCTAATCTGGATCCAATGATAATTGTTCCTGTTGGTGGAAGAGAGTCAACGGAGGCTTCAGAGAGTCTGCTTTTGAGTCAAATATGTAATTTTGAATGAATGTGCCTTacatttaaagatatttttctaGAATGAAGACTGTTTCACATAATAATATTGCCTTTAATAGTTATTAATCTTTGAGAGAATGTGAATGGgtaagatttttttgttgttgttgttgccaaAAGCTTATCCcactacatttttttctgtttcttttgtttgttattgACTGCTTCGAAATCTTATTATGAAAACTAGATCAAcaatttcacaatatttcagcCCTTGATCACACTGTCTTTAAACATTTAGCAAAATTGATAATAAACAACAGATACACCTCAGTAAACGTTACCTTGTTTTGCTATTTGACAATAAGGTGAAATCAATTAAAGCCAATGATATTCAGCTGATGTATCCTTGCTCTACtgcttaaaatattaaatatatgaaatacaGTGCTGGGCAGAAGTCTAGAgcaacccctcatttctttacattatgTTAAGAAATTGGTAAATATGTGCAGCGATTTATTAAAACGAGCGCACACTTATATGGAAATGCGGTACATAAGGCAAAAGCAGGGTTTacacaattctaatgagcttgaaagtcagtagtTGTATGACCAcctctctctgaggcagctttcttgtcatttctttaagcagtcttcaggaatagttctccaggcttcttgaaggaaatTCTAGGctgttctttggatgttggctgctttttgttccgttctctgtgaagatgatcccacactgcttcagtaatgttgtcCAGGTTCCTTTATTAAGGACAAACTGtacagcataccaagatatgaaaagttttcaactaacAGCTCCTctggaatcaccttgttggtcatttataagaaagtctggctccttgcgaggcaaaatataaagaaataaggggataCTTTCAGAAAGTACTGATGTGCATTTAATGACTAATCACTTATTTATTATCACAGTTTTTatataataattaaattattttgtctATTAGACTTCACACACATTGCCAAGCAGCACCATGACTTCAGGGTGATGACTTCAGCATCATCTTCTAACCAGGCAGCAAACAATAAACActaatttattaaattaaacttgtttttttgaGCTTCTGCATATGGTGACGTATTGAAAGGCTCTAGGTTTTTAGCTGCATCAACTCTTTGTGCATGGAAGGTATTTTAGCATGTCAGTGAAGTAAAAAAATGGGTAAATGATAAAATGACTGAATGCAAATCTGCTTCAGTTTAACTGTGAACAGAGTGAAGCTGGTTATAAGAGTGTTACATGTGATTTCAAGTCAAAATATGAATTCACCAGGTGTACTTGTAACCAACATAAAAGTGTGAGGGGAGTCAGTAAAGCAGTGAAAGGAATAAAAAGATGCTGAATTCTTATAAGTCATGAGTAGATGCACACTGTTCTTCTGCAAAGTGATGAGGTTGGCAAGTGTAgtatgggaggaaaaaaatgtttgtgggaaaaaaaatgttcatgctgtgcagtgtatttgttgttttttgcatgtgtgtgatgtATTTTGGGCTGTTTCAGCACTGCTAAGTGTATGCCACTTAGTTCTTTAATATTCAACAGAAGACATACATCTCTACACCTGGTATCTCGAAAAGAGAACAAGTCAACCCAGAACAATCTTAATGGATAAATAGTCCCGCAGGTCAGAGAAAAACATTAATTACTGAATTAGGTGTGAACTTGTGTAATTTTGACACACTTGCATAtgtctgattaaaaaataaaatcaattcaattttatttatatagcaccaaatcacaacaaatgtcacctcaaggtgctttatatactgtaaggtaaagaccctacaataatactgagaaaacccaacaatcagacaaccccctacgagcaagcacttggcaacagtggaaagaaaaaaactccagtttaacaggaagaaacctccagcagaaccaggctcagggagtaaggggagggagacaggacaaaagacatactgtggaagaaagccagagataTAATAATagcttttttgagttttccaattaGTGCATACAAGGATAAGAGTCGGGTTCTCAAATGAATTacaactctgtctgggtctttggtggattaataagctggagtggaagattgcttctactcctcctcctcgacctgtgcttcgaggattacaacagttagtgtgactcacaggtgttgattcatttaaacaatTCATCCctctgtaaccaggtttctgtaaggcacaataaatcaatacgttgttGCAAGGAGTAAGTAAAGACTGCAGGAGGGACTGTGAAGAAGCAGTGACTCAGCTAAAAGCTAAGCTAGTTGCTATGCTAAGCTATTGAATCCTAAAGAAACAATAAGTGAATAAtatgaatataatttacaggGGGTTCAGCTGAAAGCGTGCTTTCTATAAAGCATGTGAAGATTGCACTATGAAATAAGCTGTTATCAAAAGATTTGTAATTAATCAAGCTACACAGATTAGGCCACACAAAACACTACTGTGCATTAGAACAGGAACTGATACAAGACTGCAGAGCGAGCTAACACCAAGTGAGAGTGCCACCAAGCAAAAAATATGTAGttaaaaaatgtttgatttaattttcaAGTGAGTAAAGTCATTTATGACCTCAGACATGCTTGTATATGTGGTGTGATGCTTTTTAAATCCTAAAAATGTTACTTTCTATGAATTTTTCTATTTCACTGCacgttttcatatttttttataggAATCATCCCATCGGTGTGGCAGTAATGCAAAATTGTGTTGGgtagttttaaattttttggtAATTATTCTATAATTAGGCATCTCATTTTGACAGTTTAAATTttcagtgtgtgtattttattttgtacaaaAATATGGAAGTACCAAGCATGAAAAAGCACCCTGATTATGAAGACTTAATAGCAATTTGTTGTTGAATAAAGAGTCACCAGCTTATCTGTATTTTAGTGTTAAAATGATTCCTGCATACTGTAACACGTAATTCACTCAAATATacctgaaggttttttttttatattattaaaacaaattaaatttgttttgtaagaagtaacaaagatttttttttaaagtctaaaTGAATATCATTTTGATCCtacagtttctgttttcttgctCCTTTTTGCAAAACCTGAACACCAGTGATGTCATAGTTCATCTGACTCGTCACAGTTCAGAGGTTATTGTAGGTTTTGCTATCGATGGTTGGTTGTATTACACAAACGAAGGagaattaaaatccactgagaaGTCAAGGAGGCTCCACGGAGTCATATCCAGGAcaacttcattttctttcactaaaatctgaccagtatcacaaactgaaaatggaAAAGTCCTATAAAAGGACAAATATGGAAGTTCCATTAATATCTGTCTAATACTCTAGGATTCTTGTACATCAGACACCTTGCCATGGCATAAACTCATCAGAGAGTTGGCCAGATGAGCTAAAGagaattaaaaatcaaaattaataGAACATTTTAGAATATCATCCATAGATAAAAGAAATAGTACAGATAATAGGTTGGTCACTCAAGTGTTAATGACATTTGTTATATGTTACTACTGATGAACAACATGCAAACCTGCATCTTTGAGCCATCTTTCCCTTCTTTTTAAGCATTTAgccacaaatacaaacaaatatcAGTtctacaatatatttttttaaaaagccaaaacTCCATATACACTGGAGACTAACTGCCATGTTTACTCTGACGTCGTGTTGGAGCAAACATCTATCACCCCCTTACTGTTCTGTAATTCCTGCACCAACATAATCTTGCCATTTAAATCGCGTGAGctgcattttcatgtttttattttgtgcgTTTGTTGTGTTGAatgataaaaacatgttttaacgCTGCTCTCTGCCGGCAATCAAACTTTTATCTCCAGCTTCATAAAATTTTAATGAAGTAAAAAAGCATTACGTAACtaaacaaatgcaacattttcagTATCTCTTCACAACATTCCCCCttttattttacaaacattCTGCACGTCTCAATATGATCTGTAGATTcctctgggatttttttttttttcactacgTTAATATTTCACTCAGCTCAACACCCTCCTCATTGCCACGACAACCATACTCTGCCCATCGCCATGGGAACACTCTTCTCCCATAATCCATTTCCCAGCCACAATGAGTATTTGACACGGTTCACAGTCGGAGGCTGACTGTATGGGGGGTGGGTGTGCGGCACCTTCCTACACAAAACACACTCTAATAAATCTGGAAAGCAGGGAAATTTGCTTTTGCACCACTTAATCCTAATTTTTGTCCCATAAAGAAATTTACAGGTGATCCACGTTGCTAAAAAGCTGCAATTGGATGGTGTGTTTCTGCGTTTACTCTTGTCTGTCAGTGTGCTAGCGGGGGTTAAAGCACAGATATTTCACTGCACTGGAAATGAgcccgaggaggaggagttctTTGCCCTACCCCCATCTTCATGATGCCCTTCACTCTTCTCAGGGATgcgggaaagaaagaaagaaagaagagggaaATGAAAGGCAGGGGGGGTGCAggccaggatgaggagaggTAAGACAGAGTGGGAACAACTGGATGAAAAAACAGGAGGAAGTGGAAGAGGGGCTTTGTGAGAGTCTGAGTCAGAATGTGGGTTAAATTGGAGTGAACGAAGAA is a window encoding:
- the LOC115798009 gene encoding E3 ubiquitin-protein ligase TRIM21-like, giving the protein MASGSSPFSEEQFLCPICLDVFTRPVSTPCGHNFCMSCITSYWNDAPVCQCPICKEHFQRIPDLKVNTFISELASNFLSLQIRDVHTQPQQASTRAVVPCDICTDTPKEAIKSCLECQTSYCDVHLAPHHRAPGLKRHTLVEPVESLEGQICKEHNKLLVLFCRDDSIVLCDVCSSSHHKEHNVVPVQQAYDEMKHLLEYTEAKVQQMIQERLQKVIKVKESVKRSKTESEEVIASSVQDLTELVSEIQKSQVEVITVIEEKQKTVEEQAGGFICDIEQDIAELQRTTVKLRELKQTKDQLNFLQHYPDSSVLPHTADLSTFSSNPHLEMQRVGESLRKSVSQLRALLNKMNTELEKLRNNSHVSNEATLRYMQQYEVNVLLDPDTAHPLLVLSEDRKEVRYSMRSGRWANQMPNPNMFTEHLAVVGNTGFSSRKFYFEVYVGRKTEWCLGVAAESVQRRGSLGRHSHSGLWAIWFLENKFETFNSPDEPVHFGKVERVGVFVDYDRGQISFWDIKTVTLIYSFTECFFTEDIYPYFNPCDNEFGSNLDPMIIVPVGGRESTEASESLLLSQICNFE